A region of the Oceanihabitans sp. IOP_32 genome:
TCAACGTTTTTACCAGTAGTGGCCGATACCCCAATACATTCGTAACCGATTTTTCTATACACATGAGCTAAATATTTTACCTCGTTTAAAGTGTCTTCATCGTAGGTGTCAATCTTATTAAAAAGTAAAACGGTTTTAATAGAATAAGCTGCAGCGGTTACCAAAAACCTATCGATAAAACTGGTAAATGTTGGTGGATTGTTTATGGTAATCATTAAAAAAACCAAATCTATATTTGAAGCAATAATATGAGTTTGCTTAGAAAGTTTTACCGATTTTCTAACAATATAATTCTTACGGTCGTGGATCTTATAAATAATCCCAGATTCTTGATTATTGTGGGTTTCCAACTCAAAATCTACAATATCTCCTACAGCTATAGGGTTGGTACTTTTAATGTCCTTTAAGCGGAATTTGCCTTTTATACGGCATTGATACGTTTCACCTAACTCGGTTTTAACGGTGTACCAGCTTCCTGTTGATTTATATACGCGTCCTGTCATAGTTTTTTCAAAAGTAACGCTAAAAATATTTTAATTTAAATAAATTTTAATTATTCTTGCTTTTAATTTTAACAAAAATACCAACATGAAAAAATTACTTATTATTTTGGCTGTATGCCTTTTTTCCTTTTTGGATGCAACTGCTCAAGTGGAGTACAAAATTGTAACTAGTGTCGAATCCATTGTTCCTAATGGCCTAGGACGTTCAAGAATGATTAGCGCTAACGACAAAAAAGATTATCAAGAATTCACCACATCACAAACAGAAGAAGACAATTCCCGCAATAAATCTAAACGCGCTGACATTAGGGTTAAAGCATTTGACGAAACTAAACTTTTAAACTTCTACAATTTAGGAGGTATTCGCTTTCAAAACATAGCTGCAAATGATGCCATTATTACTTCTAAAATAAATACTATGATTGAAGAGGGCTGGGATTTAGCTTTTGTTTCAAGTGCTGTAGAAAGCGAAGCTGGAAAAGGAGATGGAAAAGGTATTTTTATTACCAGATACATTTTTAAAAGAAATATACAATAGCATTCATTAATTTTTGATAAGAGATATAAGACCGCTTCGCTTTTAGACATTAGAAGCTAGAATCGATTCTAGCTAATTAACAAAAGTGACTTTATTATTAAAACATCTTATCGAACACTTTATTACTATTTTAGATCATTAAGGTCTCATTTTAAAAGACGCGTAAAGTTTTATATTTAAAAGAGATTGGCGATACTAAGACGTTTTTAGTCGGACATTCATAAATAGTATTAAATAAAAATGCCTCGCAATTGTGAGGCATTTTTATTTTTGTAAACCAATAAATCAATTATCCATTAATTATCTTTTCTTGATGGTTAATCGATTCTTGATGAATGGCTTTAAACATTTTTAAAATAAACTCTTCACTTAGCCCGTGCTCTTGTCCTTCTAAAACCATTTTGCCTAAAATTTCGTTCCAGCGCTTAGACTGCAAAACAGCCACGTTTTTCGACTTTTTAAGCTCTCCAATACCATCGGCCGATTTCATACGCTTGCCAAGCAACTCAATGATTTGATTATCGATAACATCAATTTGTGCTCTTAAATTCTCAAGAGATTTATTGTATTCTGCTTCAGTATCTGTTTCTTTTCTAATTTTTAAATCCTTCATAATTTGAACTAAAGTAGATGGTGTTACTTGTTGCGCGGCATCGCTCCAGGCATTATCTGGGTCGTAATGTGTTTCAATCATCAAGCCATCAAAATTTAAATCTAGTGCTGCTTGAGACACATCAAAAATCATGTCTCTCTTTCCCGTAATGTGCGATGGATCGTTAATTAAAGGAATATCTGGGAATTTATTTTGAAACTCAATAGCTAATTGCCACTCGGGATTATTTCTAAACTTAGACTTCTCGTAGGTAGAAAATCCTCTGTGAATAGCTCCTATGTTTTTAACTCCAGCTTTGTAAATTCTTTCTATACCGCCTAACCATAAAGCCAAATCTGGGTTTACTGGATTTTTTATAAGTACCGGCTTATCTGTACCCTGTAAAGCATCGGCGATTTCTTGCATAATAAACGGACTTACGGTAGAGCGTGCTCCAATCCATAATAAATCGACATCATGCTCTATGGCTAATTTAACATGGGCTGCGTTGGCTACTTCAGTACAAATTTTCATTCCTGTTTCTGCCTTTACTTTTTGCAACCATTTTAAACCCAAAGCTCCAACACCTTCAAACATTCCTGGTCGCGTTCTGGGTTTCCAAATACCCGCTCTAAAATAACTCAC
Encoded here:
- the rsgA gene encoding ribosome small subunit-dependent GTPase A, producing MTGRVYKSTGSWYTVKTELGETYQCRIKGKFRLKDIKSTNPIAVGDIVDFELETHNNQESGIIYKIHDRKNYIVRKSVKLSKQTHIIASNIDLVFLMITINNPPTFTSFIDRFLVTAAAYSIKTVLLFNKIDTYDEDTLNEVKYLAHVYRKIGYECIGVSATTGKNVDKVKALMQDKVSVFTGHSGVGKSTLVNTIEPALNLKTRAISTQHMQGQHTTTFAEMFDLSFGAKIIDTPGIKGFGVVDMEKEEVGDYFPEFFELKQYCKFNNCLHVKEPHCAVKKALDEDKIAFSRYRSYLQILEGEDEHYRTDDWDNE
- a CDS encoding bifunctional 3-deoxy-7-phosphoheptulonate synthase/chorismate mutase type II, which encodes MENTKEMRTWLDDLKLKHPLVIAGPCSAETEEQVLKIAHELKDTDVSYFRAGIWKPRTRPGMFEGVGALGLKWLQKVKAETGMKICTEVANAAHVKLAIEHDVDLLWIGARSTVSPFIMQEIADALQGTDKPVLIKNPVNPDLALWLGGIERIYKAGVKNIGAIHRGFSTYEKSKFRNNPEWQLAIEFQNKFPDIPLINDPSHITGKRDMIFDVSQAALDLNFDGLMIETHYDPDNAWSDAAQQVTPSTLVQIMKDLKIRKETDTEAEYNKSLENLRAQIDVIDNQIIELLGKRMKSADGIGELKKSKNVAVLQSKRWNEILGKMVLEGQEHGLSEEFILKMFKAIHQESINHQEKIING